In Brassica napus cultivar Da-Ae chromosome A3, Da-Ae, whole genome shotgun sequence, the sequence TTACATTCTTCCTCAACAAGGGAATGTATTGATTTCAGGGTCTGTTTTATCATGTACAATTGGAGCGGCCAACATAGTCCGAATTATAGAAAAAATTCTCAAACAAAAATAGATGTATAAATTAGggtaaaactttaaatttttattttacttctAAACTATGGCATATACTTTCCAAAGAAAGTTAAACATATATAGATGAAACTATTAACTTTCAAAATTAtatcattatttccttaaagataccgataatatatatttttgaatatggcTATAAATAATTTGAGAAGGCACTTGTATCTAATCTCAACGTCATTTGTTGCTTTGTTATGTGGTGAAGCTCTACGCGGAATCTTTGGCACGATTCCAAGGAGGATCTCCTTACATCTACCCATTGTATGGTCTAGGAGAGTTGCCACAGGTTAGTGTTCACTTCTTTGTTTCCTCTTATGTTGTTACTCTATTCTCTATCTCAAATCTTCGTTTCTGTTCTCAGGCTTTTGCACGTTTGAGTGCTGTTTATGGTGGAACTTACATGCTAAACAAGCCTGAATGCAAGGTTACATACGATCCATGTACTGTTCTTAAAAACAGCTAGAAATTCATGAATCTCTAACATTTTCCCTAACAGGTTGAGTTTGATAGCTCCGGAAAAGCTATTGGTGTCACTTCCGCCGGAGAAACTGCTAAATGCAAGAAAGTTGTCTGTGATCCTTCTTACTTGTCTGACAAGGTAACCGTAAACCCATTTCATCTACAAAAGGTTACTTCTTTACGTGTCTAAAACGGTTTTCTTGTATTATAGGTTAAGAAAGTTGGGAAGGTGGCTCGAGCGGTGTGTATAATGAGCCATCCTATTCCAGACACCAATGACGCTCACTCGGTCCAAATCATTCTTCCTCAAAAGCAACTCGGTCGCAAATCAGACATGTAAAAGATCATTAGAACACATTGAACTATAGAAACATGAGGATGAATCTctgagattttgattttgtaggTACTTGTTCTGTTGCTCATACGCTCACAATGTGGCACCAAAGGGAAAATACATAGCTTTTGTGTCTGCAGAAGCTGAAACTGACAATCCAGAGGAAGAACTTAAACCTGGAATCGAATTGCTTGGGCCTACTGATGAGATCTTCTACCATTCTTATGACACATACGTTCCCACCaatcaacaagaagaagataacTGCTTCATCTCTGGCGTAAGTGAACATCATAATACATCATATCTTCCAAGTAATTTTTGTGTCTTACATgtcttgttttctttattatCAGAGTTATGATGCAACAACACATTTCGAGAGTACAGTTTCGGATGTACTAGAGATGTACACCAAGATCACTGGAAAGGTAATAATAAACTCATCACAATGTTTCTTGTTTCACAAGTAGACGCCACATTTTGGAATACTGagtcttttttgtttcttcttctgcagACTCTTGATTTGTCTGTGGACTTGAGTGCTGCAAGTGCTGCTGCAGAAAACTGATaactttcttttgttaaatCACCGAGAGTTTTTAAATCGCAAGTgactctttttctctttatgcTGATACAGTTTAAAGTAACATAAGTCTACCGTTTTGCTCATCTTACCTATAAACACTGGGTGGTTTTGCTTTAATTTGTGTTGTTTATGCTTTAATACCTTTCCTTGTTGACAttcttaaattttgaagaaaaaaacaaaaaattaattattaatatatggaACAAATATGAGAAATGTAACTACATATGCACTTTTACAATACTAAATTTATGCATCAAAttaaaatctcttttttttatcacgATGCATCAAATtaaaatcaataatttaatatttccaACTGGACACCTAGTTACTGCATGTTCATGCCTTGAATGGCAACACTAAACAATTAGTAGACtgtaaaataccaaaaaaatatcgtttcttctgattctttacccaaatggcctaatttataagttttagtACACCATGCCCTGATCATAATTTAACCAAAACGAGCagttttatacatataaaaaaaaatcatctgaccttattaaaattttattgatgaacaTCATAATAGCAAAGTTAATTTATAAATACCACCTTACCGGCTCGGCATGAGCTGTTTGTATTAAGTGTTTTCTTACTGACCCTCCTATTTCCCGAAACTCATTTTTAAATACTCGACATTACCAAAATCGGATCCAACGCCCAACAAGTTCCAGCGTAACGATTACCCGTCTTCCACGTAGCAAAACCACGTCCGTTTACTTGGTCTACTCacaaaacgacgtcgtcttgAGCTTTGTACAGTCGAGAGAAGCACCACCGCCTAGAACCTTCTCTCCTTCTCTAGAAAaccaactctctctctcataccttcaaaaaaccctaaaccctattcATACACACTACTACACAGACGCAATTCTATCGCCTCTTGATTTCTCAAAAACCATGGCTACCGCCGCTCTCCTCCGCTCGATTCGACGCCGTGAACTCGCCTCCGCTCCTTTCTCAGCTTACAAATGCGTAAATCTTCTACCTTCATACGATCTGTATAAGAAATTGATCTTTGAGATGATTACGTGATCCTGATTCACCCAATTGTTGCAGATTCAAAGCAGCGGGAAAGCATCACTGAACGGTCAGAACTGGAGAAGCTTCTCAAGGGCATTTAGGTAATTGATCTTCCCATCAATTTGCTAACGCAAAGATCTTACCTTTGTTTATGTTTCTGAAGCTTTTCTTTTCTAATGGATTCAGCTCGAAGCCTGCTGGGAATGACGTCATCGGTATTGACTTGGGTACTACTAACTCATGTGTTGCAGTCATGGAAGGCAAGGTGAGAGACTgtgattgtgttttttttgtttctgagcttccaaagttttaaactttgcgtttttatttgatttgtagAATCCGAAAGTTTTAAACTTTGTGTTTTTATCTGATTTGTAGAATCCAAAAGTTTTAaactttgtgttttttttttgtttctgagcTTCCAAAGTTTTAAACTTTGTGTTCTTACCTGATTTGTAGAATCCGAAAGTTTTAaactttgtgttttttttttctgtttctgaGCTTCCAAAGTTTTGAACTTTGTGTTTTTATCTGATCTGTAGAATCCGAAAGTTTTAAACTTTGTGTGTTTTATCTGATTTGTAGAATCCGAAAGTGATTGAAAACGCTGAAGGTGCTCGAACCACACCATCAGTTGTAGCTTTCAACCCCAAAGGAGAGCTTCTCGTGGGGACACCAGCCAAGCGCCAAGCTGTGACCAATCCTACAAACACACTCTTTGGAACAAAGCGTTTGATCGGGAGGAAGTTCGACGATCCTCAAACGCAGAAGGAGATGAAGATGGTGCCTTACAAGATCGTGCGTGCCCCTAACGGCGACGCGTGGGTTGAAGCCAACGGTCAGCAATATTCTCCTAGTCAGGTTGGAGCGTTTGTGTTGACGAAGATGAAGGAGACGGCAGAAGCTTACTTGGGAAAGTCTGTTAAGAAAGCTGTTGTCACTGTTCCTGCTTACTTTAATGATGCTCAGAGGCAAGCTACTAAAGATGCTGGTAGGATCGCTGGTTTGGATGTGGAGAGGATTATCAATGAGCCGACGGCTGCTGCTCTTTCTTATGGGATGACTAATAAGGAAGGTTTGATTGCTGTGTTTGATCTTGGGGGTGGGACTTTCGATGTGTCTATTTTGGAGATTTCTAATGGGGTTTTCGAGGTGAAAGCTACTAATGGTGATACCTTCTTGGGAGGAGAGGATTTTGATAATGCTTTGTTGGATTTCTTGGTGAATGAGTTCAAGACCAGTGAGGGGATAGACTTGGCGAAAGATAGACTTGCTCTCCAGAGGCTTCGAGAAGCTGCTGAGAAGGCCAAGATCGAACTATCATCAACCTCTCAAACTGAGATTAACCTGCCGTTCATCACAGCTGATGCGTCTGGAGCGAAGCATTTTAATATCACGCTGACGAGGTCGAGGTTTGAAGCTCTGGTGAATGGCTTGATCGAGAGGACTCGTGATCCTTGCAAGAATTGTCTCAAGGATGCTGGTATAAGTGCTAAGGAAGTTGATGAGGTTCTTCTTGTCGGAGGGATGACTAGGGTCCCTAAGGTGCAGACTGTTGTTGCGGAGATCTTTGGGAAGACTCCTAGTAAAGGTGTGAACCCTGATGAGGCTGTTGCTATGGGAGCTGCGCTCCAAGGTGGTATCCTCCGTGGGGATGTCAAGGAGTTGCTGCTTTTAGATGTTACGCCTCTTTCGCTTGGTATTGAAACACTTGGTGGTGTCTTTACAAGATTGATTACACGAAACACAACCATCCCCACTAAGAAGAGTCAGGTATGCCTGCAGTGATTTGTCCTTATAATAGAAAGTCACAGAGTAACTAGGGAAGATGAGTTCTGATTATCAGAGAGGTAGCATGAGGTAGTTAGATCTGTAGCTACTTAGCTAGGCATGTTTGAGTTTCTCTTTATTGCAATGGTTCCTATGATTACACTCTTATGAGCTAAGGTTAAAGCACAATCCTAAGATATGCTAGTCGATGGGATCTATTGTTTTGGTCAAGTTTGTACTAAAAAATTGTTGTTGTCTCTCGTTTCTTTTATCTTGAAGGTGTTCTCAACTGCAGCAGACAACCAGACGCAAGTTGGGATCAGAGTGCTACAAGGAGAGCGTGAGATGGCATCAGACAACAAGCTATTAGGAGAATTCGATCTAGTAGGCATTCCACCATCTCCAAGAGGCATCCCTCAGATAGAAGTAACATTCGACATAGACGCAAACGGCATTGTCACCGTTTCCGCCAAGGACAAGACCACTGGTAAAGAGCAACAGATCACAATCCGATCATCCGGTGGGCTCTCGGAGGATGACATCCAGAAGATGGTGAGAGACGCAGAGTTGCACGCTCAGAAAGACAAAGAGAGGAAAGACTTGATCGACACCAAGAACACAGCCGACACGACGATTTACAGCATAGAGAAGAGCCTCGGTGAGTACAGAGAGAAGATCCCTAGTGAAGTCGCCAAGGAGATTGAAGATGCTGTGGCGGATCTAAGGACAGCTTCGTCTGGAGATGATGTCAATGAGATTAAGGCCAAGATTGATGCTGCGAACAAAGCTGTTTCGAAGATTGGAGAGCACATGTCTGGTGGTGGGGGTTCTGGTGGGGATTCTACaccaggaggaggaggagctcaGGGAGGCAGTGATCAAACTCCAGAGGCTGACTACGAGGAAGTGAAGAAGTGAAGAGTTGGCTTAAATTCTACTATGTTTGGGTTAAAGAGATTAGGTTAGATCATATGGTTGAGTTCTATGTTCTAAGGAAATGGATCTGTTTCTGGAATAAGCTTTTGTAATGAACGAAACTCATTTGGAGTAAGCTTTTGTTGATCCTTATCTCAATTCTTCTAACGAAACTCATTTGGATGTTATAAATGTTTACCAGGTATTCTCTGTTTCTAAGTTAATCACCATTTAAGTTTTGCTTAGGAGTAATTAAGTAAAGAAAGCTAGTCCCAATGATAAAACACCATTTATTGCCCTAACTTAGCTACCAAGATACACAATCCATATCTTGTGAACTAGTTTCACTAGAGactaaagaagaaagaaagctcTCTAAGGAGAAAACAAATGTATTTGTCACTTATAACTACTTATTGAGCTGAACAAGACCAAACTATCTCTCAAATGTATAACTGTCTGCATGCAGAAGCTGTGGTGTATGCAGGACAATAAGGGCACTTGAATCTGCGAGTACTACAGCACAAGCAGAGTCTCAAGATCGTTTCCTTGCAAAGAACATGACGACACGGCATCATCATCGGCGGGTTGTATACATCACTCTGCTCTCTACTAACCGGACACACAAAAACCGAGTGAAACCGAAACTCATCACCCAACTCCAGATCAACCGGAAGCTCTTTCATCTCTCCCCACTCTTCTTCCTTCAAACCCATCACACGAATCAGCTTCAAAAGCCTCGGTAAGCTCTCTACACCAGCTGATAACGCCACTGCCAACAAAGAACTAGACGGTTGGCCATGGAGATTGTAGTACAGCTTGGTTAGCTCTCTGCTTGCCTCCTCCCAACCCAATGGAAACAGCTCCTCCGCGTGAGGATAATTCTCAAGATCTGTAACCCATAAGAGAGCGACTATAAGCTTACGTATCTTTACACTGTGGAGTGAAGCGAACTTTGGGAAATGAGCTCTTGCAAACCTTAAAGCCTCTGGACGTTTCCTTTGTCTTAACATCTCCCAGTACTTCAGACTTACGAGTTCCATC encodes:
- the LOC106443083 gene encoding guanosine nucleotide diphosphate dissociation inhibitor At5g09550, with the translated sequence MDEEYDVIVLGTGLKECILSGLLSVDGLKVLHMDRNDYYGGESSSLNLTQLWKRFRGSDTPQENLGAIREYNVDMIPKFIMANGTLVQTLIHTNVTKYLNFKAVDGSFVYKKGKIYKVPATDVEALKSPLMGLFEKRRARKFFIYVQDYDEKDPKSHEGLDLSKVTAREIISKYGLEDDTIDFIGHALALHNDDDYLDQPAIDFVMRIKLYAESLARFQGGSPYIYPLYGLGELPQAFARLSAVYGGTYMLNKPECKVEFDSSGKAIGVTSAGETAKCKKVVCDPSYLSDKVKKVGKVARAVCIMSHPIPDTNDAHSVQIILPQKQLGRKSDMYLFCCSYAHNVAPKGKYIAFVSAEAETDNPEEELKPGIELLGPTDEIFYHSYDTYVPTNQQEEDNCFISGSYDATTHFESTVSDVLEMYTKITGKTLDLSVDLSAASAAAEN
- the LOC106430600 gene encoding heat shock 70 kDa protein 10, mitochondrial; amino-acid sequence: MATAALLRSIRRRELASAPFSAYKCIQSSGKASLNGQNWRSFSRAFSSKPAGNDVIGIDLGTTNSCVAVMEGKNPKVIENAEGARTTPSVVAFNPKGELLVGTPAKRQAVTNPTNTLFGTKRLIGRKFDDPQTQKEMKMVPYKIVRAPNGDAWVEANGQQYSPSQVGAFVLTKMKETAEAYLGKSVKKAVVTVPAYFNDAQRQATKDAGRIAGLDVERIINEPTAAALSYGMTNKEGLIAVFDLGGGTFDVSILEISNGVFEVKATNGDTFLGGEDFDNALLDFLVNEFKTSEGIDLAKDRLALQRLREAAEKAKIELSSTSQTEINLPFITADASGAKHFNITLTRSRFEALVNGLIERTRDPCKNCLKDAGISAKEVDEVLLVGGMTRVPKVQTVVAEIFGKTPSKGVNPDEAVAMGAALQGGILRGDVKELLLLDVTPLSLGIETLGGVFTRLITRNTTIPTKKSQVFSTAADNQTQVGIRVLQGEREMASDNKLLGEFDLVGIPPSPRGIPQIEVTFDIDANGIVTVSAKDKTTGKEQQITIRSSGGLSEDDIQKMVRDAELHAQKDKERKDLIDTKNTADTTIYSIEKSLGEYREKIPSEVAKEIEDAVADLRTASSGDDVNEIKAKIDAANKAVSKIGEHMSGGGGSGGDSTPGGGGAQGGSDQTPEADYEEVKK
- the LOC106443082 gene encoding protein RMD5 homolog, with product MDPIATVKDGFNQVAKRQKHYHSISQAVTDRAFEGFVESLVQIITKNDPKTVLAELKLKLDSLLPINHLQESQKETNTSLTKFEKVLGKSDMFPASRSIDLDHQLVDKMLVEYLYRQGLFEVGEILIKEAEVEVDDQLSEAVARSLEIHKVTEPLKEKDTEPAMRWISENSEKLKEDGSKLEMELVSLKYWEMLRQRKRPEALRFARAHFPKFASLHSVKIRKLIVALLWVTDLENYPHAEELFPLGWEEASRELTKLYYNLHGQPSSSLLAVALSAGVESLPRLLKLIRVMGLKEEEWGEMKELPVDLELGDEFRFHSVFVCPVSREQSDVYNPPMMMPCRHVLCKETILRLCLCCSTRRFKCPYCPAYTTASACRQLYI